A genomic region of Papaver somniferum cultivar HN1 chromosome 7, ASM357369v1, whole genome shotgun sequence contains the following coding sequences:
- the LOC113297877 gene encoding flowering time control protein FY-like, whose product MMYNDPHQQQQLLQHQQQQHQQQHQHQQQHQHQQQQQHQHQQQHQQQQHQHQHQHQQQSLDFHRGPPMRQPSASSTNLTSDYHPAGPTPYDAQGDSFAAKRVRKLVQRRAVDYTSTVVRYMQTRAWQRDSRDRTVLQPTPAAAIDMLPTIAYADNPLTSFAAKFVHASTNKNRCSINRVLWTPTGRRLITGSQSGEFTLWNGQSFNFEMILQAHDQAIRSMVWSHNENWMVTGDDGGAIKYWQNNMNNVKANKSAHKESVRDLSFSKTDLKFCSCSDDTTVKVWDFARCQEERSLSGHGWDVKSVDWHPTKSLLVSGGKDNLVKLWDAKSGRELSSFHGHKNTVLCVKWNQNGNWVLTASKDQIIKLYDIRAMKELESFRGHRKDVTALAWHPFHEEYFVSGSFDGSIFHWLVGHDTPQVEITGAHENSVWDLAWHPIGYILCSGSNDHTTRFWCRNRPGDPPRDNFNTGYSQGFGDHNPAMAGRVPSNFPVLDGPSTPGPFATALPRNEGTIPGIGVAMPLSIDTSDQGEQQQQSFPVSMPAGAPPLPPGPHPSLLAPAQSYQQFSHHMPPQQQQQHQPYQQQMPSLQVPPSNISQMQPPPSHLSLLPHSHLSRPPPMAGSLPMPSLSNSPQLPPMPGQLGMQGPTNQMVPPMPQGHMMGMNQMHSGSVPANALQQPPRGGYANGIPNLQGPSGPSGPGQMYPSLGGPYNRGQPVQMSMVPGLNPYQAGNQSGTGMRQVGPHMGLSHGMPPPPPPPQQHGSIPQ is encoded by the exons ATGATGTACAATGATccacatcagcagcagcagctgctgcagcatcaacagcaacagcatcaacagcaacatcagcatcaacagcaacatcagcatcagcagcaacagcagcaccaacatcaacaacaacatcaacaacagcaacatcagcaccaacaccaacaccagcaacaaagcTTAGACTTCCATAGAGGACCGCCAATGCGTCAACCATCAGCTTCTTCGACTAATCTCACATCTGATTACCATCCCGCTGGTCCCACTCCTTACGATG CTCAAGGAGACAGTTTTGCCGCTAAAAGAGTTAGAAAGCTTGTCCAGAGAAGAGCAGTTGATTATACTAGCACTGTAGTTCGTTATATGcag ACCCGTGCATGGCAGCGAGATTCAAGGGATAGGACTGTGTTGCAACCTACCCCAGCTGCAGCAATAGAT ATGCTGCCAACAATTGCCTACGCAGATAATCCGTTGACAAGTTTCGCTGCAAAGTTTGTTCATGCATCTACTAACAAAAATAGGTGTTCAATAAACCGTGTGTTG TGGACTCCTACAGGTAGACGTCTCATAACTGGTTCTCAAAGTGGTGAATTTACTCTTTGGAATGGACAGTCATTTAACTTTGAGATGATTCTTCAG GCTCATGATCAAGCAATCAGGTCTATGGTATGGAGTCACAATGAGAATTGGATGGTTACCGGTGATGATGGAGGCGCAATAAA GTATTGGCAAAATAACATGAATAATGTCAAGGCAAATAAATCTGCTCATAAGGAATCAGTCCGTGACTTGAG CTTCAGTAAAACTGATCTGAAGTTCTGTTCCTGTTCTGATGATACAACTGTTAAAGTTTGGGATTTTGCGCGGTGCCAGGAAGAGCGTTCTTTATCTG GCCATGGTTGGGATGTTAAGAGTGTCGATTGGCACCCAACAAAGTCTTTACTAGTTTCAG GTGGCAAAGACAACCTTGTAAAACTTTGGGATGCTAAATCTGGGAGAGAGCTTTCTTCGTT ccatggtcataaaaatacaGTGCTTTgtgtcaaatggaatcaaaatggTAATTGGGTACTAACAGCTTCGAAGGATCAAATCATCAAG CTTTATGATATAAGAGCTATGAAAGAGCTTGAATCCTTTCGTGGACATCGGAAGGATGTAACTG CTCTTGCATGGCATCCTTTCCACGAAGAATACTTTGTCAGCGGCAGTTTTGATGGGTCCATCTTCCATTGGCTCGTTGG GCATGATACTCCTCAGGTCGAAATAACTGGGGCGCATGAAAACAGTGTGTGGGACCTTGCATGGCATCCTATTGGCTATATCCTATGCAG CGGTAGCAATGATCATACGACAAGGTTTTGGTGTAGAAATAGACCAGGAGATCCTCCCCGTGATAACTTCAATACGGGATACAGCCAAG GATTTGGTGACCACAATCCTGCCATGGCGGGTCGTGTGCCCAGTAACTTCCCAGTACTTGATGGCCCATCAACTCCAGGACCTTTTGCTACTGCTCTGCCTCGAAATGAAGGAACCATTCCTGGTATTGGAGTTGCAATGCCATTATCTATTGACACATCTGATCAAGGAGAGCAACAACAGCAATCTTTTCCAGTTTCTATGCCTGCCGGGGCTCCTCCCCTTCCACCAGGTCCACATCCATCTCTTCTTGCCCCAGCTCAATCTTATCAGCAATTTTCTCATCATATGCCgccccaacaacaacaacaacatcaaccatACCAACAGCAAATGCCTTCGTTACAAGTCCCACCCTCAAATATATCGCAGatgcaaccaccaccatctcattTGTCCCTCCTACCACATTCTCATTTGTCTCGCCCTCCCCCAATGGCAGGTTCTTTGCCCATGCCCTCCTTGTCTAACTCACCACAATTGCCGCCAATGCCTGGTCAACTG GGAATGCAAGGTCCGACCAATCAGATGGTTCCTCCAATGCCACAAGGACATATGATGGGTATGAATCAAATGCATTCAGGATCTGTACCAGCTAATGCTCTACAGCAACCTCCACGCGGTGGTTATGCAAATGGGATACCTAATCTTCAGGGCCCTTCAGGTCCAAGTGGACCGGGCCAAATGTATCCTTCATTGGGCGGTCCATACAACCGTGGACAACCTGTTCAAATGTCAATGGTTCCAGGACTTAATCCATACCAG GCAGGAAATCAAAGTGGGACTGGCATGAGGCAAGTTGGACCACACATGGGTCTTTCACATGGTATgccgcctccaccaccaccaccacaacaacatgGTTCGATTCCTCAGTGA